A DNA window from Carnobacterium funditum DSM 5970 contains the following coding sequences:
- a CDS encoding M24 family metallopeptidase: MNKKLNELKKWLKETKTDCVLINDPENIAYYSGYKSDPHERISALVAFPFADPFLFTPSLEVNDAENSEWSFSVYGYLDNESPWSIISTKIQEIIVGTNRFAIEKAFLTVERYEMLLYFFENSQFINISEKIQEMKLIKNPDEINRMIEAGKWADKALEIGFNSIKEGISEEEIVAEIEYQLKKQGIKEMSFETMVLAGDHAASPHGIPGSRKVKKNDMVLFDLGVVCNGYTSDVTRTAIFGKPSIEAEKIYSVVLKAHQAAIAAVEPGVTAGQLDEIARDIITKEGYGDYFTHRLGHGLGSNVHEHPSIMKDSELIIKEGMCFSIEPGIYVPEVAGVRIEDCLYVTKNGCELFTKTSTAFQSII, from the coding sequence ATGAACAAAAAGCTAAATGAGTTAAAAAAATGGTTAAAAGAAACTAAAACGGACTGCGTATTAATTAATGATCCGGAAAATATTGCTTACTACAGTGGCTATAAAAGTGATCCTCACGAAAGAATTTCAGCTTTGGTTGCTTTCCCTTTCGCTGATCCCTTTCTTTTCACGCCTTCTTTAGAAGTAAATGATGCAGAAAATAGTGAATGGTCTTTTTCTGTTTATGGCTATCTAGATAATGAAAGTCCTTGGTCTATTATTTCAACAAAAATACAAGAAATAATAGTTGGTACAAATAGATTTGCAATTGAAAAAGCGTTTTTAACTGTGGAACGTTATGAAATGCTCCTTTATTTTTTTGAGAACTCTCAATTTATAAATATATCAGAAAAAATACAAGAAATGAAGCTTATCAAAAATCCTGATGAAATAAACCGTATGATAGAAGCTGGAAAGTGGGCAGATAAAGCTTTAGAAATTGGCTTTAATAGTATCAAAGAAGGTATTTCTGAAGAAGAAATCGTTGCGGAAATTGAATACCAGTTAAAAAAACAAGGTATAAAAGAAATGAGTTTTGAAACGATGGTTTTAGCTGGCGACCACGCTGCTAGTCCGCATGGTATCCCTGGTTCAAGAAAAGTTAAAAAAAATGATATGGTTCTTTTCGATCTAGGAGTAGTTTGTAACGGGTATACTAGTGATGTTACGAGGACAGCTATTTTTGGCAAGCCATCAATAGAAGCTGAAAAAATTTATTCTGTTGTTCTTAAAGCTCACCAAGCTGCTATTGCAGCAGTGGAACCTGGTGTAACTGCTGGACAATTAGATGAAATCGCACGAGATATTATCACGAAAGAAGGATATGGAGACTACTTCACCCATCGTCTTGGACATGGATTAGGAAGCAACGTCCATGAACACCCTTCCATCATGAAGGACAGCGAGTTAATCATTAAAGAAGGTATGTGCTTTTCAATAGAACCTGGAATTTATGTACCAGAAGTTGCAGGTGTTAGAATTGAAGATTGCTTATATGTAACAAAAAATGGTTGCGAACTTTTCACAAAAACATCTACAGCCTTTCAATCAATTATTTAA
- a CDS encoding YtxH domain-containing protein, with amino-acid sequence MTKKHGFLLGTLIGAATASITALLFAPKSGKELRDDLAKQASDAKNTAKDYSDIAKEKGIEIKNVAKDASDDIKLSLKDTASQMKEQLTQTSKEVGADLKDIHEELMDNTDKVKSDLTSTAVDTKEEVASTIDDAKANIKDTSEDLADIATDTKKDVKVVAKDVSEDVKKKADEAKTEKEETDLKTGVKLDSDSLKKEIEKNTMDYSSNQSNSFDTKK; translated from the coding sequence ATGACAAAAAAACATGGTTTTTTATTAGGTACACTTATCGGAGCAGCAACAGCTAGTATTACGGCATTATTATTTGCACCTAAATCTGGAAAAGAATTACGCGATGATTTAGCTAAACAAGCCTCAGATGCTAAAAATACAGCGAAAGATTATTCAGATATTGCAAAAGAAAAAGGAATAGAAATTAAAAATGTAGCTAAAGACGCATCAGATGATATAAAACTTAGTTTAAAAGATACAGCTTCTCAAATGAAAGAACAGTTAACCCAAACTTCTAAAGAAGTAGGAGCTGACTTGAAAGATATTCATGAAGAATTAATGGATAATACGGATAAAGTTAAATCTGATTTAACATCAACTGCTGTTGATACAAAAGAAGAGGTCGCATCAACTATTGATGATGCAAAGGCAAATATTAAAGATACGTCAGAAGATTTAGCAGACATTGCTACGGATACAAAAAAAGATGTAAAAGTTGTAGCTAAAGATGTATCAGAAGATGTAAAGAAAAAAGCTGATGAGGCTAAAACTGAAAAAGAAGAAACTGATTTAAAAACCGGAGTAAAATTAGATTCAGACTCATTAAAAAAAGAAATTGAAAAAAATACGATGGATTATAGTTCAAATCAATCTAATTCATTTGATACTAAAAAATAG
- a CDS encoding DUF948 domain-containing protein, with product MTGGEVAALIAAIAFAALVVFLIVVLLKVSKVIEEVSKTVKEANSSIEVITKDADSLLIEVEGLLNKTNTTLDDVNGKLSKTDPVFQAIGDLGMSVSSLNSSTRHLAEHVSGTTKKTVKAGMVTKVGKTALNLNRKRKSN from the coding sequence ATGACAGGTGGAGAAGTAGCAGCTTTAATAGCTGCAATAGCATTTGCTGCATTAGTCGTTTTTTTAATTGTGGTATTATTAAAAGTTTCAAAAGTAATCGAAGAAGTTTCTAAAACTGTAAAAGAAGCAAATAGCAGCATCGAAGTAATAACTAAAGACGCTGATAGTTTGTTAATTGAAGTGGAAGGTCTATTGAACAAAACGAACACAACGCTTGATGATGTAAATGGAAAATTAAGCAAAACTGATCCTGTATTCCAAGCAATTGGAGATTTAGGGATGTCTGTATCAAGTTTGAATTCGTCAACACGTCATTTAGCAGAACATGTTTCTGGTACAACCAAAAAAACAGTCAAAGCAGGAATGGTAACAAAAGTTGGGAAAACAGCTTTAAATTTAAATCGAAAACGAAAGTCAAACTAA
- a CDS encoding mechanosensitive ion channel family protein — protein sequence MNNQPDSSVTTEVVDSVAEQTSFFIDFWQNIDWNYLLSAGISKTIQIFLFFLIFLVIKKIGNAFITRTFQNYRRKKHISLSRLDTLDNLTHNIYNAMLGFFLAYAILSEIGIPVGTLLAGAGVVGLAFSLGAQGFVSDIVNGFFILLEKQVDIGDVVTFSDITGTVVDVNLKTTIVKSFDGTLNFVPNRYITIVSNLSREDMRAQIDIRMKPDVDMVKVNAIIEQVNNRLVPLHPEITQQPTSLGLMDIGDNFLAVRIHIFTLHGSQYSIQNTFFQEYVAALTKEGIVIPSTPIKMAT from the coding sequence ATGAATAATCAACCAGACAGTTCTGTTACTACAGAAGTAGTAGATTCCGTTGCAGAACAAACATCTTTTTTTATAGATTTTTGGCAAAATATCGATTGGAACTATTTATTATCTGCTGGTATCTCAAAAACAATCCAAATCTTTCTTTTCTTTCTTATTTTTCTTGTAATAAAAAAAATTGGAAATGCATTTATTACTAGAACTTTTCAAAATTACCGAAGAAAAAAACATATTTCTTTAAGTCGTTTAGATACTTTGGATAATCTCACCCACAACATTTACAATGCCATGCTTGGTTTCTTTCTAGCATATGCTATTCTTTCAGAAATTGGAATTCCTGTTGGCACGTTGTTGGCTGGTGCTGGTGTTGTCGGTTTAGCATTCTCTTTAGGGGCACAAGGATTTGTCAGTGATATTGTGAACGGTTTTTTTATTCTACTCGAAAAACAAGTGGACATTGGGGATGTTGTTACATTCAGTGACATTACAGGTACTGTTGTCGATGTCAACTTAAAAACAACTATCGTAAAAAGTTTTGATGGAACGCTAAACTTTGTACCTAATCGTTACATTACAATTGTCAGCAATCTATCTAGAGAAGACATGCGTGCTCAAATAGATATTCGAATGAAACCTGATGTTGATATGGTAAAAGTGAATGCAATCATAGAACAAGTAAATAACCGATTAGTTCCTTTGCATCCTGAAATCACTCAACAACCAACTAGTTTAGGTTTAATGGATATTGGGGATAATTTTTTAGCAGTGCGAATTCATATTTTCACACTCCACGGTAGTCAGTACTCTATTCAAAATACTTTTTTCCAAGAATATGTTGCTGCATTAACCAAAGAAGGCATTGTCATTCCGTCAACTCCAATAAAAATGGCTACTTAA
- a CDS encoding MGDG synthase family glycosyltransferase yields MTTPKILILTGSYGNGHLEVTNALVAELNKRGITDIVISDLFYEAHPILTSFTKQLYLKSFTKGQSIYGFLYYNSDARLTDFRIDRIIDRYGYMRISQLMNSYDFDVVINTFPMQALPIYKQKNEHNIPFVNVLTDFSLHSRWLSEEIDHFFIAGKSLKKELTNSGISSDKITISGIPIKEEFYNTKTLFSNKTNDSVHPKELLISAGAFGVIKNLPILIEELYHQNNLNITVVCGRNHELYNLLLTKFTGISSILILGYVEDMASLMRQADIMVTKPGGISLSEALAIQVPLVLTPAVPGQEFDNAKLFEIEGMALITHEEEEIVPAILFLLKNTSFSTELKKNMEKYFYPTAAATIIDKVLTISKKTTSSKENSHGKKTINP; encoded by the coding sequence TTGACAACCCCAAAAATTTTAATTTTAACGGGCAGTTATGGAAACGGACATTTGGAAGTAACAAATGCTTTGGTTGCTGAGTTGAATAAACGTGGCATCACCGATATTGTTATTTCGGATTTATTTTACGAGGCTCATCCTATCCTCACTAGTTTCACTAAACAACTGTATCTGAAAAGCTTTACTAAAGGCCAAAGTATTTATGGGTTTTTATATTATAATTCAGATGCGCGCTTAACAGACTTTCGAATTGATCGTATTATTGACCGCTATGGATACATGCGCATAAGTCAACTAATGAATAGCTATGATTTTGACGTTGTTATTAATACTTTTCCAATGCAAGCCTTGCCTATTTATAAACAAAAAAATGAACATAATATCCCTTTTGTAAATGTACTAACTGATTTTTCTTTACATTCTCGTTGGCTTTCTGAAGAAATCGATCATTTCTTTATAGCTGGCAAATCTTTAAAAAAAGAATTAACAAACTCTGGTATATCTTCTGATAAAATAACGATCTCAGGCATACCCATCAAAGAAGAATTCTACAATACAAAAACGCTCTTTTCTAATAAAACAAACGATTCAGTTCATCCAAAGGAATTATTGATTTCAGCTGGGGCCTTTGGTGTTATAAAAAATCTCCCTATTTTAATTGAAGAGCTTTATCACCAAAATAATTTAAACATTACTGTTGTCTGCGGTCGAAATCATGAGCTTTATAACTTACTTCTAACTAAGTTTACAGGTATCTCTTCTATACTTATTTTAGGCTATGTAGAAGATATGGCCTCTCTTATGAGACAGGCTGACATAATGGTCACTAAACCTGGTGGTATTTCCCTTTCAGAAGCGTTAGCCATCCAAGTTCCTTTAGTTTTAACACCCGCTGTTCCAGGACAAGAATTTGATAATGCCAAACTATTTGAAATAGAAGGAATGGCTCTTATAACACATGAAGAAGAAGAAATAGTCCCAGCTATTCTCTTTTTATTAAAGAATACTTCTTTTTCTACTGAGTTAAAAAAGAATATGGAAAAGTATTTTTATCCTACCGCTGCTGCTACAATCATCGATAAAGTTTTAACCATTAGTAAAAAGACTACTTCTTCAAAGGAGAATTCACATGGAAAAAAAACCATCAATCCTTGA
- a CDS encoding MFS transporter, translated as MEKKPSILDRHFLFLLLSLLLIEYVRAAYVISYLPVQAAIGNQFSVAFVGLAVSLHFISDAFSNFQIGFLMNRFGVKKVVSFSLFTSLIALVSVPLFQFHLFIILLASVVLGLGACPIWIIVLARATEGKRGSNMGLVYFCWLLGIAGGVILMNYLMIDHFLFAYWLLPIFVGIAYIFFRFSGNHPNPNAKQQSFGDIFKQAIKVFIRSRKILPGTLVQSIAIGMMIPILPTFVLQNLLLDYRHYMLLVTTAGVTAALFMIPLGRLTDYFKTKAMFITGFVFFGSGLILLTTAKSLILIFIMVFLLAIAYTAYLPSWNAFVASNIQTDDQNVSWGIISSFQGIGTMLGPVIGGLLATFGSGLTVLISGLFFILLAIFYMIVK; from the coding sequence ATGGAAAAAAAACCATCAATCCTTGATAGACATTTCCTTTTTTTGTTATTGTCATTGCTTTTGATAGAATATGTCCGAGCTGCGTATGTTATTAGTTACTTACCCGTACAAGCAGCGATTGGAAATCAGTTTTCTGTTGCTTTCGTAGGTTTAGCTGTCAGTTTACATTTCATAAGTGATGCTTTTTCTAATTTTCAAATAGGATTTTTAATGAATCGTTTTGGTGTTAAAAAGGTTGTTTCTTTTTCTTTGTTTACAAGTCTTATAGCTTTAGTTTCTGTTCCTCTTTTTCAGTTTCATTTATTTATTATTTTGTTGGCTTCTGTTGTTTTAGGTTTAGGAGCTTGTCCAATTTGGATTATTGTTTTAGCGAGAGCTACCGAGGGTAAACGTGGTTCAAATATGGGGCTAGTTTACTTTTGCTGGCTTTTAGGTATTGCGGGTGGAGTCATACTAATGAATTATCTAATGATTGATCATTTTTTATTTGCTTATTGGCTATTGCCTATTTTTGTCGGGATTGCGTACATCTTTTTCCGTTTTTCAGGAAATCATCCCAATCCTAATGCAAAACAACAATCTTTCGGTGATATTTTTAAGCAAGCCATTAAAGTTTTTATTAGAAGTAGAAAAATTTTGCCCGGAACTTTAGTTCAAAGTATCGCTATTGGGATGATGATTCCTATTCTTCCAACGTTTGTTTTACAGAATCTTCTATTAGATTACCGTCACTATATGCTACTCGTTACAACAGCTGGTGTCACCGCTGCTCTTTTTATGATTCCTTTAGGACGGTTAACTGATTATTTTAAAACTAAAGCCATGTTTATTACTGGATTTGTCTTTTTTGGATCAGGCCTCATTTTACTGACAACAGCAAAATCTTTAATCCTCATTTTTATCATGGTCTTTCTACTTGCCATAGCTTATACTGCCTATTTGCCTTCTTGGAATGCATTTGTGGCAAGCAATATACAAACAGATGACCAAAACGTAAGTTGGGGAATTATCTCTTCATTTCAAGGAATTGGTACTATGCTTGGACCAGTAATCGGAGGATTGCTTGCTACATTTGGTTCTGGACTGACAGTACTCATTAGTGGTTTATTTTTTATTTTGCTTGCTATATTCTATATGATTGTCAAGTAG
- a CDS encoding RidA family protein — MTNYNAVLARNTKNAPKNIGPYSQTVAYSHYNNLSAQLPIDPKSNELVAGGVKEQAEQCFKNIKAILDSIDHIMNDIVKITVFVKNIKDVDAVDEVYKTFFSSYLPTRTVVAVAALPMAALVQIDALVSHGEGTIPNAPQSGDLIKLTNNTANAPMNSLSTQAVAFSHYNNLSTQLPIDPKSGRLVSGGVKEQAGQCLKNIKAILESLDVPFDDIVKITIFLKDFSDIETVNEVYTTFFPDSAIARAVAYVPARTVVAASALPMAALVQIEAVVSHGDGTPPQLIEDRHGLILEANNTKNAPISSLSTQTVAFSHYNHLSAQLPIDSKTGEMVTGGVKEQAEQCLKNIKKIIESVDHVMEDVVKVNVFLKNIADIDAVNEAYKTFFPEGTPARTVVGVSALTGEALVQIDAVVSNAEGTPPIA, encoded by the coding sequence ATGACTAACTATAACGCAGTATTAGCAAGAAATACAAAAAATGCGCCAAAAAATATCGGACCCTATTCACAAACTGTAGCTTACTCTCATTACAATAATCTTTCAGCTCAATTGCCTATCGATCCAAAATCTAACGAATTAGTAGCGGGCGGTGTAAAAGAGCAAGCTGAACAGTGTTTTAAAAATATTAAGGCAATTTTAGACAGCATCGACCATATTATGAATGACATTGTTAAAATCACTGTATTCGTTAAGAATATCAAAGATGTTGATGCTGTAGACGAAGTCTACAAAACATTCTTCTCAAGCTATCTTCCTACACGTACGGTAGTAGCAGTTGCTGCTTTGCCTATGGCTGCTTTGGTGCAAATTGATGCACTTGTTTCACACGGTGAAGGTACAATTCCAAACGCACCACAATCAGGCGATCTTATTAAACTTACAAATAACACAGCAAATGCGCCAATGAATTCTTTATCTACTCAAGCTGTGGCTTTTTCGCATTACAATAATCTTTCAACTCAGTTACCTATCGATCCAAAATCTGGTAGATTAGTATCCGGTGGGGTAAAAGAGCAAGCTGGACAATGCTTAAAAAATATCAAGGCAATTTTAGAAAGTCTTGACGTTCCTTTTGACGATATTGTTAAGATTACTATCTTCCTTAAAGACTTCTCAGATATTGAAACTGTAAACGAAGTGTATACAACATTTTTCCCAGACTCAGCTATTGCTAGAGCCGTAGCTTATGTTCCTGCACGGACAGTAGTTGCAGCATCAGCTTTACCTATGGCTGCTTTGGTACAAATTGAAGCAGTTGTGTCACACGGAGACGGAACACCACCACAACTTATTGAAGATAGACATGGTCTTATCTTGGAAGCAAACAACACAAAAAATGCACCAATAAGCTCTCTATCTACACAAACTGTCGCTTTTTCTCATTACAACCATCTTTCAGCTCAATTGCCTATTGATTCAAAAACAGGTGAAATGGTAACGGGTGGAGTAAAAGAGCAAGCTGAACAGTGTTTGAAAAATATCAAGAAAATTATCGAAAGCGTCGATCACGTTATGGAAGATGTCGTTAAAGTAAATGTATTCCTTAAAAATATTGCAGATATTGATGCTGTAAACGAAGCTTACAAAACATTTTTCCCAGAAGGAACCCCTGCACGTACAGTAGTTGGCGTATCAGCTTTAACTGGAGAAGCTTTAGTTCAGATTGATGCAGTTGTATCAAATGCTGAAGGAACGCCTCCAATAGCATAA
- the cbpB gene encoding cyclic-di-AMP-binding protein CbpB yields the protein MIGKEIGKMLLENQENFLIPAEHVAHIQMTNRLDHALLVLTKIGYTVIPVLDSKFKIRGLISMSMVIDAITSIEDVDFDKLGDIRVEDVMQTDFALIENPYDLEEVLHLLVRNSFVCVAASDGSFTGIVTRSEILKATNRIAHEFENKYDVKRKIECV from the coding sequence ATGATAGGTAAAGAAATCGGGAAAATGTTATTAGAAAATCAAGAAAACTTTTTAATTCCTGCAGAACATGTGGCTCATATTCAAATGACCAACCGCTTAGACCATGCGTTATTAGTATTAACAAAAATAGGTTATACTGTTATACCCGTTTTAGATTCAAAATTTAAAATACGAGGATTAATTTCTATGTCTATGGTTATTGATGCAATAACTAGTATTGAAGATGTCGATTTTGATAAGCTTGGAGATATCCGTGTTGAAGATGTGATGCAAACAGATTTTGCATTAATCGAAAATCCTTATGATTTAGAAGAAGTTTTACATTTGCTCGTTCGTAACTCGTTTGTTTGTGTGGCGGCATCAGATGGAAGTTTCACCGGTATTGTAACGCGTAGTGAAATACTTAAAGCAACCAATAGAATTGCTCACGAGTTTGAAAATAAATACGATGTAAAACGCAAAATAGAGTGTGTATAA
- a CDS encoding metallophosphoesterase, with amino-acid sequence MKVLVVSDSHGDRDILVELIKKYKEKVDAMIHCGDSELAETDSVWQDMMTVKGNTDFEQAYPTVRTAEIDQEQIIWVHGHLHDVKKSKQTLLLAAKEAQAKFAFFGHTHELGVEILDGILMLNPGSILSPRGAYRVKTYAIVETVKNTIQVTYYNRLHQPIEELNYSFTRS; translated from the coding sequence ATGAAAGTATTAGTCGTAAGCGATAGTCATGGCGATCGAGATATTTTAGTAGAGCTTATTAAAAAGTATAAAGAAAAAGTTGATGCAATGATTCACTGTGGGGATTCTGAGTTAGCTGAAACAGATTCAGTTTGGCAAGATATGATGACTGTAAAAGGAAATACGGACTTCGAACAAGCTTATCCAACAGTGCGCACTGCAGAAATTGATCAGGAACAAATTATTTGGGTTCATGGGCATTTACATGATGTGAAGAAATCTAAGCAGACGCTGTTATTAGCTGCGAAAGAAGCACAGGCTAAGTTTGCTTTTTTTGGGCATACGCACGAATTAGGAGTAGAAATACTAGATGGAATTTTGATGTTGAATCCTGGGAGTATTTTATCGCCCCGTGGAGCCTATCGAGTAAAAACATATGCAATTGTTGAAACGGTTAAAAACACGATTCAAGTGACGTATTATAATAGACTGCATCAACCAATTGAGGAATTAAACTATTCATTTACTAGGTCATAA
- the rph gene encoding ribonuclease PH: MRKDTRKNNELRHVTIETNYLKHPEGSVLVTFGDTKVICNATIETKVPPFMRGQGKGWIHAEYAMLPRATNTRTIRESAKGKLTGRTMEIQRLIARTLRSVVDLDKLGERAITIDCDVIQADGGTRTASITGAFVALKIAILTLLESGQIKEDPIKENIAAISVGITESNEVLLDLDYLEDSSASVDMNIVMTTSGKFSEIQGTGEESTFSGAQLMDMLELGEKGIEELIHIQNQAIKESSSKQINLGLVLSDTILIATNNQGKAREFEALFAKKGIQVKTLLDYPEIPEVEETGTTFAENALLKAETIANRLNVMVLADDSGLKVDALEGRPGIFSARYAGEPKSDAANNAKLLHELTDIPSDLRTAQFHCTLALAFPGKESLVVEGEVEGRILGIPRGENGFGYDSLFYVVDAGKSMAELSETEKNKTSHRAQALVNLDQVWDNWLSDQINE, from the coding sequence ATGCGAAAAGATACAAGAAAAAATAATGAACTTCGTCATGTTACAATTGAAACAAACTATTTGAAACACCCTGAAGGTTCAGTATTAGTTACTTTTGGTGATACAAAAGTCATTTGCAATGCTACGATCGAAACAAAAGTTCCACCATTTATGCGAGGGCAAGGAAAAGGCTGGATTCATGCCGAATACGCTATGTTACCTAGAGCTACAAACACAAGAACCATTCGTGAATCTGCAAAAGGGAAATTAACAGGCAGAACAATGGAAATCCAACGTCTCATTGCTCGTACATTACGCTCTGTGGTTGATTTGGATAAATTAGGCGAACGAGCTATTACAATCGACTGTGATGTCATCCAAGCAGATGGAGGCACTCGCACAGCCAGTATTACAGGTGCTTTTGTGGCGTTGAAAATCGCCATTTTAACATTACTGGAAAGTGGTCAAATAAAAGAAGATCCTATCAAAGAAAATATTGCTGCTATTAGTGTTGGAATAACAGAAAGCAATGAAGTATTATTGGATTTAGATTATTTAGAAGACAGCTCTGCTAGTGTTGACATGAATATCGTTATGACAACTAGTGGTAAGTTTTCAGAAATACAAGGGACAGGTGAAGAGTCAACATTTTCAGGTGCTCAATTAATGGATATGCTTGAACTTGGAGAAAAAGGGATAGAAGAATTAATCCATATACAAAATCAAGCAATCAAAGAAAGTTCTTCAAAACAAATAAATCTTGGCCTTGTTCTGTCCGATACTATTTTAATTGCAACTAATAATCAGGGTAAAGCACGCGAATTCGAAGCTTTATTTGCTAAAAAAGGAATCCAAGTTAAAACGCTGCTGGACTATCCAGAAATTCCTGAAGTAGAAGAAACAGGAACAACGTTTGCTGAAAATGCACTATTAAAAGCAGAGACGATTGCAAATAGGTTAAATGTAATGGTGTTAGCAGATGATTCAGGCTTAAAAGTTGACGCTTTAGAAGGACGACCCGGGATTTTTTCAGCACGCTATGCGGGTGAACCCAAAAGTGATGCAGCAAATAACGCAAAACTTCTACACGAATTAACGGATATTCCCAGTGACTTACGCACAGCACAATTTCACTGTACCCTAGCTTTAGCCTTTCCTGGTAAAGAAAGTTTAGTTGTCGAGGGTGAAGTAGAAGGTAGAATACTAGGTATACCGCGCGGCGAGAATGGTTTTGGATACGACTCTTTGTTTTATGTAGTGGATGCTGGTAAATCAATGGCAGAATTATCTGAAACAGAAAAAAATAAAACTAGCCATCGTGCACAAGCTTTAGTAAATTTAGACCAAGTATGGGATAACTGGTTAAGCGATCAAATAAATGAATAA
- the racE gene encoding glutamate racemase has product MKKQAIGFIDSGVGGLTVVKEAIRQLPNESIYYVGDTARCPYGPRPKEQILKFTWQMTQFLLSKDIKMLVIACNTATAAALVDIKKKLAIPVIGVILPGSRSAIKSTRNNQIGVIGTEGTVKSNEYKKMIRSKDTKAMVTSLACPKFVPLVESNEYDSAIAKKVVAETLRPLKNAGLDTLILGCTHYPLLHSIIQNVMGDSVTLIDSGAETISEVSTILDYFNLAVDSRDSKNTEYNFYTTGSIQMFEPIASQWLKIDNIKIEHIKLGL; this is encoded by the coding sequence ATGAAAAAACAAGCGATAGGCTTTATTGATTCAGGAGTAGGTGGATTGACAGTCGTTAAAGAGGCTATTCGGCAACTACCGAATGAATCTATCTACTATGTCGGAGATACTGCCAGGTGTCCTTATGGTCCTAGGCCAAAGGAACAGATTTTAAAATTCACTTGGCAAATGACTCAATTCTTATTAAGTAAAGATATTAAAATGTTAGTAATAGCATGTAATACAGCAACAGCAGCGGCCCTAGTAGATATTAAAAAAAAATTAGCTATTCCTGTAATAGGAGTTATTTTACCCGGTAGTCGGTCAGCTATAAAAAGTACTCGGAATAATCAAATTGGCGTAATTGGAACAGAAGGTACAGTTAAAAGTAACGAATATAAAAAAATGATTCGTTCTAAAGATACTAAAGCGATGGTTACAAGTTTAGCCTGTCCAAAATTTGTTCCATTAGTTGAAAGCAATGAATACGATAGTGCTATTGCAAAAAAAGTTGTTGCTGAAACCTTGCGTCCTTTGAAAAACGCAGGATTAGACACGCTAATTTTGGGTTGTACACATTACCCGTTGTTACATTCTATTATCCAAAATGTGATGGGCGATTCTGTCACGTTAATTGATTCAGGTGCAGAAACAATCAGTGAAGTAAGTACTATTTTAGATTATTTTAACTTGGCTGTAGATAGTCGAGATAGCAAAAATACAGAATATAATTTTTATACCACAGGATCGATTCAAATGTTTGAACCGATTGCTTCACAATGGCTCAAAATAGACAATATTAAAATAGAACACATTAAATTAGGCCTTTAA
- a CDS encoding YslB family protein — translation MNEQKTTIDLNLFEENSPFFGQTLLRDVLIPNLLRNETNEILYWAGKEIARQYPLCSIQDIILFFEKAGFGTLMLDKRDHHAIVYRLTGSFVESRIKAVKTLSFNLEAGFLAEQIQQQESNYTEAFYELDTKNLSVLLILKQDAKDSEPIEQNNAFFTLNKKNKEPDSLDFPGKIAKEKLNVLADTLPTIDKSEDIQLENKTAVFDELPSRSSKHNKK, via the coding sequence ATGAATGAACAAAAAACAACCATTGACTTAAATTTGTTTGAAGAGAATAGTCCTTTTTTTGGACAAACTTTACTGCGTGATGTTTTAATACCTAATTTATTAAGAAATGAAACAAATGAAATTTTATATTGGGCTGGAAAAGAGATTGCAAGACAATACCCTCTTTGCTCTATTCAAGATATTATTCTTTTTTTCGAAAAAGCGGGATTTGGAACTCTCATGCTAGATAAACGGGATCATCATGCCATTGTTTACCGATTGACTGGCTCTTTTGTCGAAAGCCGAATCAAAGCTGTTAAAACCCTATCTTTTAATTTAGAAGCCGGATTTCTAGCAGAACAAATTCAACAACAAGAAAGCAATTATACAGAGGCCTTTTATGAATTAGATACAAAAAATCTTAGTGTTTTACTTATATTAAAACAGGATGCAAAAGATTCAGAACCAATCGAACAAAATAACGCATTTTTTACTTTAAATAAAAAAAATAAAGAACCAGACTCGTTGGATTTTCCTGGGAAAATAGCTAAAGAAAAGTTGAATGTACTAGCGGATACTTTACCTACTATCGATAAATCGGAAGACATTCAGTTAGAGAATAAGACTGCTGTTTTTGATGAATTGCCTTCTCGTTCTTCAAAGCACAATAAAAAATAA